One Candidatus Roseilinea sp. genomic region harbors:
- a CDS encoding hydrolase — protein MARERSANDATSIPPTDARRAVLWDMDGVLVDSADYHYAAWREALARERYDLSYEAFRATFGQRNDTILRGIFGPDLADAEVNRIADAKEALYRQLVRERGIAPLPGVLRWLQALRTAGWRQAVASAAPRANIDAILAAVGIGHYFDAITSGEDVTSGKPDPQVYLISAQRVGAPPARCVVVEDAPAGLEGARRAGMRCIGVTSTHDRLDADVVVASLSELDDDAFDRLILR, from the coding sequence ATGGCGCGCGAACGCTCCGCCAACGACGCAACATCCATCCCGCCGACGGACGCGCGACGCGCCGTGCTGTGGGACATGGACGGCGTGCTGGTGGACTCGGCCGACTACCACTATGCAGCCTGGCGCGAAGCGCTGGCGCGCGAGCGCTATGACCTCAGCTACGAAGCGTTCCGCGCCACCTTCGGCCAACGCAACGACACCATCCTGCGCGGCATCTTTGGGCCAGACCTGGCCGATGCAGAAGTGAACCGCATCGCGGACGCGAAGGAAGCGCTCTATCGCCAACTCGTGCGCGAGCGCGGCATCGCGCCGTTGCCCGGCGTCCTGCGCTGGTTGCAGGCACTGCGCACCGCCGGCTGGCGGCAAGCGGTCGCCTCGGCTGCGCCGCGCGCCAATATAGACGCTATCCTTGCCGCCGTGGGCATCGGGCATTACTTCGACGCGATCACCTCGGGCGAAGACGTGACCTCGGGCAAACCCGATCCGCAGGTCTACCTCATCTCGGCGCAACGCGTCGGCGCCCCGCCAGCGCGTTGCGTGGTGGTGGAGGATGCGCCGGCAGGATTGGAAGGCGCACGCCGCGCCGGCATGCGCTGCATCGGCGTCACATCCACCCACGATCGCCTGGACGCCGACGTAGTCGTCGCGTCGTTGTCCGAGCTGGATGACGACGCGTTCGACCGGCTGATCCTGCGCTAA
- a CDS encoding segregation/condensation protein A: MTEMQHTSFTGGEVVRGAAGPAGNPPFSIHLPVYEGPLDVLLRLIEERQLEITAVSLAMVTDQFIAYMAGMPRRDPRTIAHFLSVAARLIVIKSRALLPQVVVALEAQEETDDLVNQLQAYQLYKHAARMLRAREQQQLRAYPVQPPPIPRPPSKKLPLDNVTLEALAGAMQRVVNRWLPPPVADEVIARLPFTVNDCMDRILSAVNTHRRVAFTDMLEGVHTRVEIVVTLLALLELLKRHVVRCYQETLFGEIIIEHFPEEERPPADERPTAGEEVEFDG; the protein is encoded by the coding sequence ATGACCGAGATGCAGCATACAAGCTTCACCGGCGGCGAGGTCGTTCGGGGCGCGGCAGGGCCGGCTGGCAATCCGCCATTCTCGATCCACCTGCCGGTCTATGAAGGCCCACTCGATGTGCTCCTGCGGCTGATCGAAGAGCGCCAGTTGGAGATCACCGCGGTCTCGCTGGCTATGGTGACCGATCAGTTCATCGCCTACATGGCCGGCATGCCTCGGCGCGACCCGCGCACCATTGCACACTTCCTCTCGGTCGCCGCCCGCCTCATCGTGATCAAGAGTCGCGCGTTGTTGCCGCAGGTTGTCGTCGCGCTCGAAGCGCAGGAGGAGACCGATGACCTGGTGAACCAACTGCAGGCTTACCAGCTCTACAAGCACGCCGCGAGGATGCTGAGGGCGCGCGAGCAGCAGCAGTTGCGCGCCTATCCGGTGCAGCCGCCGCCCATTCCCCGCCCGCCATCGAAGAAACTGCCCCTGGATAACGTCACGCTGGAGGCGCTGGCCGGCGCAATGCAGCGCGTCGTGAATCGTTGGCTGCCGCCGCCGGTCGCCGACGAGGTGATCGCTCGGCTGCCGTTCACTGTGAACGACTGTATGGACCGCATCCTGTCCGCCGTGAACACCCACCGGCGGGTGGCCTTCACCGACATGCTGGAGGGCGTGCACACGCGGGTTGAGATCGTGGTGACGTTGCTGGCGTTGCTGGAGCTGCTCAAGCGCCACGTCGTGCGGTGTTACCAGGAGACGTTGTTCGGCGAGATCATCATCGAGCATTTCCCCGAGGAAGAGCGGCCGCCCGCCGATGAGCGTCCTACGGCCGGGGAAGAAGTTGAGTTCGACGGATGA
- the lspA gene encoding lipoprotein signal peptidase, with amino-acid sequence MPCVVTTQAISTMSEEARVAESNPPAESPGRPVAALFFQRYGLLLLVTGIALAADIITKRIVEAQIPLYTSIPVIGPYLSWTHTQNTGAAFSLFQNGGAFFIAVALIVSAVILYYAPRLPAGDWLSRVALGLQLGGAVGNLLDRLRQGYVTDFIHFQIPEIGFDWPVFNIADSAIVVGVIVLIAASFLRGNKA; translated from the coding sequence ATGCCGTGCGTAGTCACCACGCAGGCGATCTCGACCATGAGTGAGGAAGCGCGCGTCGCCGAATCCAACCCACCGGCGGAAAGCCCGGGCCGACCAGTGGCGGCCCTCTTCTTCCAGCGCTACGGTTTGCTATTGCTGGTGACGGGCATCGCCCTGGCTGCGGACATCATCACCAAACGCATCGTCGAGGCGCAGATTCCGCTCTACACGTCCATCCCGGTCATTGGCCCCTATCTGAGCTGGACGCACACTCAGAACACAGGCGCGGCGTTCAGCCTGTTCCAAAACGGCGGCGCGTTCTTCATCGCCGTCGCACTGATCGTGTCAGCAGTGATCCTGTATTACGCGCCTCGGCTTCCGGCCGGCGATTGGCTCTCGCGGGTCGCGCTGGGTCTACAGCTCGGCGGCGCCGTAGGCAACTTGCTCGATCGCCTGCGCCAGGGCTACGTCACCGACTTCATCCACTTCCAGATCCCCGAAATCGGCTTCGACTGGCCGGTGTTCAACATCGCCGACAGCGCCATCGTCGTGGGCGTGATTGTGTTGATTGCGGCCAGCTTCCTGCGCGGCAACAAAGCGTAA